Proteins co-encoded in one Aerococcaceae bacterium DSM 111021 genomic window:
- the plsY gene encoding glycerol-3-phosphate 1-O-acyltransferase PlsY, translating into METINNYIWPILWVVLAYCIGSFPTGVLYSRSRHNIDVRSLGSGGSGATNVGRNFGFRAAIVVTAVDVLKGLIPVLIAKNIFSNYPIIIMLTGLACVIGHAYPVWAGFRGGKIVATSVGVLVAFNIWIALIMVSLLGILIFLTSTVSLSSMTSYSIIALYIAFTNPEPIYKVGFILIALLLIYRHRTNIERIIKHEESRINWGLNKPKK; encoded by the coding sequence ATGGAAACAATAAATAATTATATCTGGCCTATCTTATGGGTTGTTTTAGCATACTGTATAGGTTCTTTCCCCACAGGTGTTCTGTACTCTAGATCACGCCATAACATTGATGTACGTTCTTTAGGTAGTGGAGGAAGTGGCGCAACAAATGTTGGCCGTAATTTTGGTTTTCGTGCAGCGATAGTTGTGACTGCAGTTGATGTACTAAAAGGTTTAATCCCTGTGCTCATTGCGAAAAATATCTTTTCGAATTATCCCATTATTATTATGTTAACTGGATTAGCATGTGTAATTGGTCATGCTTATCCAGTATGGGCGGGTTTTCGTGGGGGGAAAATTGTTGCAACATCAGTTGGGGTATTAGTAGCATTTAATATTTGGATTGCTCTAATTATGGTATCTCTATTGGGAATTCTGATTTTCTTAACGAGTACCGTTAGTCTATCTTCAATGACAAGCTATTCCATCATAGCATTATATATCGCGTTTACAAACCCAGAGCCAATATACAAAGTGGGCTTCATACTTATCGCCCTGTTATTAATATACCGTCATCGGACAAATATTGAACGGATTATTAAACATGAAGAAAGTCGCATTAATTGGGGCCTTAATAAACCTAAAAAGTAA
- a CDS encoding aldose 1-epimerase family protein, which translates to MITLENDYLIVKIKEEGAELVSIVDKKSDYEFLWQANEKYWARHAPVLFPIVGKLKDNTFEHDNQKHQMTQHGFARDLPFHIQNVTSNSTSLYLKNTDETREKYPFDFSLQINYILHYSSITVSYEILNPATDKTLYYSIGGHPAFNMSQTTSGSKPEFDNVSFRFEPAGQYLQIPLNKEGLTIPNKAKYVEVNEVPLKHTTFKNDALIYQISQQTEIVLEDKANDVEIKMKPNRMDFVGIWSPYPNRAPFVCLEPWSGIADPESATGELAEKYAIHELLPSQLMTHDYTMTFSKK; encoded by the coding sequence ATGATTACTTTAGAAAACGACTATCTAATAGTTAAAATCAAAGAAGAAGGTGCCGAATTAGTATCGATTGTGGATAAAAAATCGGATTACGAATTTCTATGGCAAGCGAACGAAAAGTATTGGGCAAGGCATGCACCCGTTTTATTCCCAATTGTGGGAAAATTAAAGGACAATACATTTGAACATGATAATCAAAAACATCAAATGACACAACATGGCTTTGCAAGAGACTTACCTTTTCATATCCAAAATGTCACTAGTAATTCCACTAGCTTATATTTAAAGAATACGGATGAGACACGTGAGAAATATCCATTTGATTTCAGTTTACAAATTAATTATATCTTGCATTATTCGAGCATCACGGTGAGCTATGAGATACTAAATCCTGCGACTGATAAGACGTTATATTATAGCATAGGAGGACATCCTGCCTTTAATATGAGTCAAACAACGTCAGGATCTAAACCAGAATTTGATAATGTGTCATTTAGATTTGAGCCTGCAGGGCAATATTTACAAATACCATTGAATAAAGAAGGCTTAACAATACCTAACAAAGCAAAGTATGTTGAGGTTAACGAGGTACCATTAAAGCACACTACATTTAAAAATGATGCGTTAATTTATCAAATTAGTCAGCAGACTGAAATTGTTTTGGAAGATAAAGCAAATGATGTGGAAATCAAAATGAAGCCAAATCGAATGGACTTTGTTGGTATATGGTCACCATATCCAAATCGCGCTCCATTTGTATGTTTAGAACCATGGTCTGGTATTGCCGACCCTGAGAGTGCAACGGGAGAACTAGCTGAAAAATATGCTATCCATGAGTTACTTCCATCTCAACTGATGACGCATGATTATACTATGACTTTCAGTAAAAAATAA
- the hslU gene encoding ATP-dependent protease ATPase subunit HslU produces MMDNLTPRKIVEALDQYIVGQSEAKRSVAIALRNRIRRLKLDAEMQREVKPKNLLMIGPTGVGKTEIARRLADIAQAPFIKVEATKFTEVGYVGRDVESMVRDLVENSIRLIKKQKQEEVKETAEAKAIERIAKALKPGEKPKKADTSTQQNQANPFGNFAEMFKQMNPTGEDIDEEEEEIVTDEVAATRRAIRQQIRDGKLDNHEVTIKMEEKKLQLNSMNPAMEQMMDMQESLSALKPKKKIERSVTVQEAIKLLTEEEADKLINQDDINQKALELAQSNGIIFIDEIDKIASKNQNSGEVSRQGVQRDILPIVEGSQVQTKYGIIETDHILFIGSGAFHESKPSDLIPELQGRFPIRVNLKDLTESDFVSILTEPKNALIKQYEALLATEGVEIHFTETAIAKLAEYAVRLNDNTDNIGARRLHTILETVLDELLYESAEMQMGRIEITDQYVEQRLEKIVENRDLSHYIL; encoded by the coding sequence ATAATGGATAACTTAACACCAAGAAAAATTGTAGAAGCTTTAGACCAGTATATTGTAGGACAAAGCGAGGCAAAACGATCAGTCGCAATCGCTTTACGTAACCGTATTCGTCGATTAAAACTAGATGCGGAAATGCAACGAGAAGTAAAGCCTAAAAACTTACTTATGATTGGACCAACAGGAGTTGGGAAGACAGAAATTGCTAGAAGGCTTGCAGATATTGCTCAGGCACCATTTATAAAAGTTGAGGCGACTAAATTTACTGAAGTTGGTTATGTGGGTCGTGATGTTGAATCAATGGTTCGTGACTTAGTTGAAAATAGTATTCGTCTAATTAAGAAGCAGAAACAAGAAGAAGTAAAAGAAACCGCTGAAGCAAAAGCAATTGAACGTATTGCCAAAGCTTTAAAACCAGGCGAAAAACCTAAAAAAGCAGATACTTCTACTCAACAGAATCAAGCAAATCCTTTTGGAAACTTTGCAGAAATGTTTAAACAAATGAACCCAACTGGTGAGGATATAGATGAAGAAGAGGAAGAAATTGTAACTGACGAAGTTGCAGCAACACGTCGAGCTATTCGTCAACAAATTCGTGATGGTAAATTAGATAACCATGAAGTAACAATTAAAATGGAAGAGAAAAAACTTCAATTAAATAGCATGAATCCAGCTATGGAACAAATGATGGATATGCAAGAAAGTTTAAGCGCTCTGAAACCTAAAAAGAAAATAGAACGTTCAGTAACGGTCCAAGAAGCAATTAAATTACTGACTGAAGAAGAAGCAGATAAATTAATAAATCAAGATGATATCAACCAAAAAGCTTTGGAACTTGCTCAAAGTAACGGTATTATTTTCATTGATGAAATAGATAAAATTGCTTCGAAAAATCAAAATAGCGGAGAAGTCAGCCGTCAAGGTGTACAACGTGACATTTTACCAATCGTAGAAGGGAGTCAAGTTCAAACTAAATACGGTATTATTGAAACGGATCATATATTATTCATTGGTAGTGGTGCATTCCATGAATCAAAACCTTCAGATTTAATCCCTGAACTTCAAGGACGTTTCCCAATTCGTGTGAATCTAAAAGATTTAACTGAAAGTGATTTTGTAAGTATTCTAACAGAACCTAAGAATGCTTTAATCAAACAATATGAAGCATTATTAGCAACAGAAGGTGTTGAAATTCACTTTACTGAAACAGCAATCGCAAAATTAGCAGAATATGCTGTACGCTTAAATGACAATACAGATAATATTGGGGCTAGACGTCTTCATACTATTTTAGAGACAGTTTTAGACGAATTATTGTATGAATCTGCGGAAATGCAAATGGGTCGCATTGAAATAACAGATCAGTATGTTGAACAACGATTAGAGAAAATTGTTGAAAATCGTGATTTAAGTCACTATATCTTATAA
- the hslV gene encoding HslU--HslV peptidase proteolytic subunit → MTTICAVKKDNKLAMAGDGQVTMGESVIMKGGAKKLRRIYNNEVIVGFAGGVADAITLSEMFEEKLQAHQGQLTRAAVEVAKQWRTDRSLQKLEALLIVMNRETLLLVSGTGEVIEPDDGVLTIGSGGNFALSAARAMLRYGDLSAYEIANNALKIASEIDVFTNDNILVESFED, encoded by the coding sequence ATGACAACAATTTGTGCAGTAAAAAAAGATAATAAATTAGCAATGGCTGGAGACGGGCAAGTAACGATGGGTGAAAGTGTTATTATGAAAGGTGGCGCTAAGAAATTACGCCGAATTTATAATAATGAGGTTATTGTTGGATTTGCTGGTGGTGTTGCAGACGCCATTACATTATCAGAAATGTTTGAAGAAAAACTTCAAGCGCATCAAGGGCAATTGACACGTGCTGCAGTAGAAGTAGCAAAACAATGGCGAACTGATCGCTCATTACAGAAATTGGAAGCTTTATTAATCGTAATGAACCGCGAGACTTTACTCTTAGTTAGCGGAACAGGTGAAGTAATCGAACCAGATGATGGTGTATTAACGATTGGATCAGGAGGTAATTTTGCATTATCTGCTGCAAGAGCGATGTTAAGATATGGAGATTTATCAGCATATGAGATTGCAAATAATGCTTTAAAAATTGCGAGTGAAATCGATGTATTTACTAATGACAATATTTTAGTTGAATCTTTTGAAGACTAA
- a CDS encoding tyrosine recombinase XerC, with translation MRDRVEEYINQFMIYIENERRYSKQTVLAYSKDLIEFSDFLESSGDTDISKLMYQDFRLFLAFLNERGLARTTISRKLSSLRAFFKYALRMEWIDSNPMELVQYNVKKQQLPEFFYQDEMNEIFTAIEKSESSMQLMYSALVELLYATGMRVSELTNLTLQQVDYDMSLVRVIGKGDKERIIPVGDVALKSLTIYIQNLRPELVEKSIPEHASFVFLSKTGLQLSPTLVRNILNSIVKEAGLNLSIHPHKLRHTFATHLLNNGADMRSVQELLGHEDLSSTQIYTHVTKDRLRSTYLDVFPRAKRQSKEE, from the coding sequence ATGAGGGATAGAGTGGAAGAATATATTAATCAGTTTATGATATATATAGAGAATGAACGACGTTACTCTAAACAAACTGTCCTTGCATATTCTAAAGATTTGATAGAATTTAGTGATTTTTTAGAAAGCTCCGGGGATACTGATATATCAAAATTAATGTATCAGGATTTCCGACTGTTTTTAGCATTCTTAAATGAAAGAGGTTTGGCTAGAACAACGATCTCAAGAAAATTATCAAGTTTGCGAGCTTTTTTTAAATATGCGTTAAGAATGGAATGGATTGACAGCAATCCAATGGAGTTAGTACAATACAATGTTAAGAAGCAACAATTGCCTGAATTTTTCTATCAAGATGAGATGAATGAAATATTTACAGCGATAGAAAAGTCAGAGTCATCTATGCAATTAATGTATAGTGCCTTGGTAGAACTACTTTACGCGACTGGTATGCGGGTAAGTGAGTTAACAAATCTCACATTACAACAAGTCGATTATGATATGTCTTTAGTTCGAGTTATTGGTAAAGGTGACAAAGAACGGATTATTCCAGTTGGGGATGTCGCTTTAAAAAGTCTGACTATATATATTCAAAATCTCAGACCAGAATTAGTAGAAAAAAGTATACCTGAACACGCTTCGTTTGTTTTTCTCTCTAAAACTGGCTTACAATTAAGTCCAACTCTAGTTCGAAATATACTTAATTCAATTGTAAAAGAAGCAGGACTGAATCTTTCTATACACCCTCATAAACTGAGACATACTTTTGCGACTCATTTGTTAAATAATGGCGCAGATATGCGAAGTGTTCAAGAATTATTAGGACATGAAGATTTAAGTTCAACTCAAATTTATACTCATGTAACAAAAGATCGTTTAAGAAGCACTTATTTAGATGTGTTTCCGAGAGCAAAACGACAATCTAAGGAGGAATAA
- the topA gene encoding type I DNA topoisomerase: MAYKYLVIVESPTKAKTIDKYLGRNYKVVASKGHLRDLPKSKMGIDFENNFDPQYITIRGRGDTVKELKKLAKKAEKVYLAADPDREGEAIAWHLSYILGLEEGDKNRVVFNEVTKEAVKDAFKTPRVINQDLVDSQQARRILDRIVGYSISPLLWKKIKGGLSAGRVQSTALKLIIDREIEIRAFKPEEYWSIPTKFKKGRSSFEAQFYGENGQKVNLTNEAQVNAILEKIDQDKDFKIDDIEEKERRRKPPKPYTTSTLQQDASNRINFRAGKTMMIAQQLYEGIAIGKNTIGLITYMRTDSTRISQTAKVSSGNYITEKFGEKYLGEGAAVTNSANTQDAHEAIRPSDVTMAPDDIKEYLSRDQFRLYSLIWARFVASQMTDAVYDTIRADISQNDVNFRANGSRIKFDGFLKVYESKTKKDNYLPDLSVNDNVKLAEINPEQHFTQPPARYNEASLVKILEEQGVGRPSTYAPTLETLRKRYYVKMVAKRFEPTELGEIVNSVMVEFFPDIVDTDFTAGMERGLDEVEEGKQNWVKLLDEFYLGFDKEIKKAEVNMEEIEIKDEPAGFDCDVCGHPMVIKIGRYGKFYACSAFPDCRNTKAIVKKIGVTCPTCEKGEVVERKSKKNRIFFGCTLYPECEFVSWDKPIGRSCPKCDHFLTEKVTRKGSQVKCSNCDYEEELVN, translated from the coding sequence ATGGCATATAAATACTTAGTCATCGTCGAATCACCAACCAAAGCTAAAACAATAGATAAATATTTAGGACGAAATTATAAAGTTGTAGCAAGTAAAGGCCATTTAAGAGACTTACCAAAAAGTAAAATGGGGATTGATTTTGAAAACAACTTTGATCCACAGTATATTACAATCCGTGGCCGTGGTGATACCGTTAAAGAATTAAAGAAATTAGCAAAAAAAGCAGAGAAAGTATATCTCGCAGCCGATCCGGACCGTGAAGGTGAAGCTATTGCATGGCACTTGAGTTACATTCTAGGCTTAGAAGAAGGCGACAAGAATCGTGTTGTTTTTAATGAGGTTACTAAAGAAGCTGTTAAAGATGCTTTTAAAACACCAAGAGTAATCAATCAAGACCTAGTTGACTCACAACAAGCGAGACGTATCTTAGATAGAATTGTTGGTTATTCAATTTCACCTTTATTATGGAAGAAAATTAAAGGTGGACTTAGTGCAGGTCGGGTTCAATCGACAGCATTAAAATTAATAATCGATCGTGAAATAGAGATTCGAGCATTTAAACCTGAAGAATATTGGTCAATTCCAACAAAGTTCAAAAAAGGCCGTTCTAGTTTTGAAGCACAATTCTATGGAGAAAATGGGCAAAAAGTTAATTTAACGAATGAAGCTCAAGTGAATGCCATACTTGAAAAAATAGATCAAGATAAAGACTTTAAAATTGATGATATCGAAGAAAAAGAACGTCGCAGAAAACCACCGAAACCGTATACGACAAGTACATTACAACAAGATGCATCTAACCGTATAAATTTCCGTGCAGGTAAAACGATGATGATTGCTCAGCAACTGTATGAAGGTATTGCAATTGGAAAAAATACAATCGGTTTAATTACTTATATGCGTACAGACTCAACTCGTATATCACAAACTGCCAAAGTGAGTTCTGGTAATTATATAACAGAAAAATTTGGTGAAAAGTATCTTGGAGAAGGAGCAGCTGTAACGAACTCTGCTAATACGCAAGATGCGCATGAGGCAATTCGTCCATCGGATGTTACTATGGCTCCAGATGATATAAAAGAATATCTATCACGAGACCAATTTAGACTTTATTCTTTAATTTGGGCACGTTTTGTAGCTAGTCAGATGACTGATGCAGTATACGATACAATAAGAGCAGACATCTCTCAAAATGATGTTAATTTCCGTGCGAATGGATCACGCATTAAATTTGACGGTTTCTTAAAAGTATATGAATCTAAAACAAAAAAAGATAATTATTTACCTGATCTTTCGGTAAATGATAATGTTAAGTTAGCAGAAATTAATCCTGAACAACACTTCACGCAACCACCTGCACGTTATAATGAAGCAAGTTTAGTTAAAATACTAGAAGAACAGGGTGTAGGTCGTCCGTCTACTTATGCACCAACTTTAGAAACATTAAGAAAAAGATACTATGTAAAAATGGTAGCTAAAAGATTCGAACCAACCGAGCTAGGAGAAATTGTTAATAGCGTCATGGTTGAATTTTTTCCTGATATTGTCGACACAGATTTTACAGCCGGAATGGAAAGAGGCTTGGATGAGGTCGAAGAAGGTAAGCAAAACTGGGTAAAATTATTAGATGAATTCTATCTTGGCTTTGATAAAGAAATTAAAAAAGCAGAAGTAAATATGGAAGAAATTGAAATCAAAGATGAACCAGCTGGCTTCGATTGTGATGTTTGTGGGCATCCGATGGTTATCAAAATTGGACGATATGGTAAGTTTTACGCGTGTAGTGCTTTCCCAGACTGTCGGAATACTAAAGCAATTGTTAAGAAAATCGGTGTGACTTGTCCAACTTGTGAAAAGGGAGAAGTCGTAGAGCGTAAATCGAAGAAAAACCGTATATTCTTTGGTTGTACACTGTATCCTGAATGTGAATTTGTTTCGTGGGATAAACCCATTGGACGATCATGTCCAAAATGTGATCACTTCCTTACTGAGAAAGTTACACGTAAAGGTAGCCAAGTTAAATGTAGCAACTGTGATTATGAAGAAGAATTAGTTAATTAA
- the dprA gene encoding DNA-protecting protein DprA yields the protein MKLKIKEQLIFLKSKNVSHKVLSDYLLVIMDRKLLLESVDAKECQIILLQVKHARKYISDKRIDFREISVSDLAYYTRLSKYSMMIGEYYYPMLWYHTAQPPILVFYRGDISLIREPKVSVIGTRKATSYGKNMTFDIVDALSDNNWVSVSGLALGIDASVHERSINHPQGKSIAIIPCGLDYYYPRANKHIQKRMEQDHLILSEYLPNEKPMRHHFILRNRLVAGLSKATIVIEAAQKSGSLITANYALQYNREVFSIPGRIIDDQSRGCNELIHLGATPVLDTQMLISDLREIFQLQGY from the coding sequence ATGAAATTAAAAATAAAAGAACAATTAATTTTTCTCAAGTCAAAAAATGTATCGCATAAAGTATTGTCTGATTATTTATTAGTTATAATGGATCGTAAATTATTATTAGAATCCGTGGACGCAAAGGAGTGTCAAATAATACTCTTACAAGTTAAACATGCTAGAAAATATATTTCAGACAAAAGGATTGATTTTCGTGAAATATCAGTATCTGATTTAGCCTATTATACTCGTCTATCAAAGTATTCAATGATGATTGGTGAATATTATTACCCAATGCTTTGGTATCATACTGCTCAACCACCTATATTGGTTTTTTATAGAGGAGATATAAGCCTTATTCGTGAACCAAAAGTATCAGTAATAGGTACACGAAAAGCAACTTCATATGGAAAGAATATGACTTTTGATATAGTTGATGCTTTATCGGATAACAACTGGGTAAGTGTGTCTGGTTTGGCACTTGGTATTGATGCCTCAGTCCATGAACGTTCAATTAATCATCCGCAAGGTAAGAGTATAGCTATCATACCCTGTGGTTTAGATTATTATTATCCTAGAGCAAATAAACATATACAGAAAAGAATGGAACAAGATCATCTAATTCTAAGTGAATATCTTCCAAATGAAAAACCTATGCGTCATCATTTTATATTAAGAAATCGTTTAGTGGCTGGTTTATCTAAAGCTACAATTGTTATAGAAGCCGCTCAAAAGAGTGGTAGCCTAATCACAGCAAATTATGCATTACAATATAATCGAGAAGTTTTTTCAATCCCAGGTCGCATTATAGATGATCAGTCCAGAGGGTGTAATGAATTAATACACCTCGGAGCAACGCCTGTGTTAGATACCCAAATGTTGATTAGTGATCTTAGAGAAATATTTCAGTTGCAAGGGTATTAA
- a CDS encoding ribonuclease HII has protein sequence MSKMTINEIKELLFNEDGMDQNQLTLLKTDERKGVQKLLKQFELKKQKLEKELLDHQNRLQYEVNLYSNPNVTYIAGIDEVGRGPLAGPVVAASVILPQDMDRLVGINDSKTLSHAKRVQYADLIKEVALAYSVVEIDNNGIDKVNILEATKQAMLKSVNELPIKPNHLLIDALTLNTTIPQTEIIKGDERSISIAAASIIAKVHRDELMVKYHDLYPEFQFDKNMGYGTKNHLEALHNYGYTPIHRHSFSPVNNISFAYNSRKTK, from the coding sequence ATGAGCAAGATGACAATTAACGAAATTAAAGAATTGCTTTTTAATGAAGATGGAATGGATCAAAATCAATTAACTTTGTTAAAAACAGATGAACGAAAAGGTGTTCAAAAATTATTAAAGCAATTCGAACTAAAAAAACAAAAGTTAGAAAAAGAGTTACTTGACCATCAAAATAGATTACAATATGAAGTTAATTTATATTCTAATCCAAATGTGACTTATATCGCTGGAATTGATGAGGTAGGTAGAGGGCCATTAGCTGGACCCGTTGTTGCAGCTAGTGTAATTTTACCGCAGGACATGGATAGATTAGTTGGAATTAACGATTCAAAAACTTTGTCACACGCAAAGCGAGTTCAGTATGCAGACTTAATAAAAGAAGTTGCTTTAGCATACTCTGTCGTTGAAATAGATAACAATGGCATTGATAAGGTTAATATACTTGAAGCAACCAAACAAGCTATGTTAAAAAGTGTAAATGAATTACCGATTAAGCCAAATCATTTATTAATAGATGCACTGACTTTAAACACAACTATCCCACAAACTGAAATAATAAAAGGCGATGAACGATCAATATCTATTGCAGCTGCAAGTATTATTGCGAAAGTTCATCGAGATGAATTAATGGTTAAGTATCATGATTTATATCCTGAGTTTCAGTTTGATAAAAATATGGGTTATGGAACAAAAAATCATTTAGAAGCATTGCATAATTATGGATATACACCGATTCATCGTCATTCTTTTTCCCCAGTTAATAATATATCATTTGCATATAATAGTAGAAAGACGAAATAA
- the ylqF gene encoding ribosome biogenesis GTPase YlqF, with amino-acid sequence MSSNIIQWFPGHMAKARREATEKMHLVDVVIELVDARIPESSRNPMINEIVGNKPRIIALNKSDLADNEVTNHWLDYYESQNIPAVAIDAQHNKGLRKLQQRIQDIMKDYFEKQKNRGVKPRAIRLMILGIPNVGKSTLINRFVGKNQAITGNKPGVTKAQRWLKINKDFELLDTPGILWPKFEDPNVGIKLGITGAIKDTLLYMDDLSLYLLAYYQENHSDLLVSKYRVTKDEVLNNTPVDLLMLITERVGLKDDYEAASQRIIFDYRKNNLGSITLDKVEHVLDEQDDN; translated from the coding sequence ATGTCTTCAAACATTATACAGTGGTTCCCAGGACATATGGCAAAAGCAAGACGTGAAGCTACGGAAAAGATGCATCTCGTTGATGTAGTTATTGAGTTAGTTGATGCTAGAATTCCGGAATCAAGTCGAAATCCAATGATAAATGAAATTGTTGGAAATAAACCAAGAATAATAGCATTAAATAAGAGTGATCTAGCAGATAACGAAGTAACGAACCATTGGTTAGATTATTATGAGTCACAAAATATACCCGCGGTAGCAATTGATGCGCAACATAACAAAGGTTTACGTAAGCTACAACAGCGAATCCAAGATATTATGAAAGACTATTTCGAAAAACAAAAAAATCGTGGTGTAAAACCTAGAGCTATTCGATTAATGATACTTGGAATACCGAATGTAGGGAAATCTACACTTATCAACCGTTTTGTTGGGAAAAACCAAGCAATAACCGGTAATAAACCAGGAGTAACTAAAGCACAACGTTGGTTAAAGATTAATAAGGACTTTGAATTGTTAGATACACCAGGAATTTTATGGCCTAAGTTTGAAGATCCAAATGTAGGGATAAAGTTAGGGATTACTGGTGCAATTAAAGATACTTTATTATACATGGATGATTTATCATTATATTTACTTGCATATTATCAAGAAAATCATTCGGATCTGCTAGTTAGTAAATATAGAGTAACGAAAGATGAAGTGTTAAATAATACACCAGTCGACTTACTTATGTTGATTACAGAAAGAGTGGGTCTGAAGGATGATTATGAAGCGGCAAGCCAGCGGATTATCTTTGATTATCGCAAGAATAATTTAGGGTCAATTACATTAGATAAGGTGGAGCATGTTTTAGATGAGCAAGATGACAATTAA
- the lepB gene encoding signal peptidase I produces the protein MNILKQLINEIVSIIFAIMVAVLIFLALRHYVLQPFQVEGSSMEPQLHHQDQMVMLRNIEINRFDVVIFPDPRGSGDSYVKRVIGQPGDELYFSNDTLYLNNQAVEEPYLEPLKSDTEGRFTEDFSLWDTLGLTEVPEDHYFVMGDNRPYSGDSRQFGLIQAENIQGETNFVYYPFNRFGKINEYNMLENGIVNIIE, from the coding sequence GTGAATATTCTCAAACAACTGATTAATGAAATAGTGAGTATAATATTTGCAATAATGGTTGCAGTGCTAATCTTTTTAGCACTGCGCCATTATGTTTTACAGCCGTTTCAAGTAGAAGGTAGCTCTATGGAACCACAATTACATCATCAAGACCAAATGGTGATGTTAAGAAACATAGAAATAAATCGATTCGATGTCGTTATATTTCCGGATCCAAGAGGGTCAGGTGATTCTTATGTTAAACGAGTAATCGGACAACCTGGGGATGAGTTATATTTTTCAAATGATACGTTATATTTAAATAATCAAGCTGTTGAAGAACCATATTTAGAGCCGCTTAAATCAGACACAGAAGGAAGATTTACTGAAGATTTTAGCCTATGGGATACTTTAGGGCTTACTGAAGTACCTGAAGACCATTATTTTGTTATGGGGGACAACCGCCCATACTCAGGTGATAGCCGTCAGTTCGGTCTTATCCAAGCCGAGAATATTCAAGGAGAGACAAATTTTGTGTATTATCCTTTTAATCGGTTTGGTAAAATAAATGAATACAATATGTTAGAAAACGGAATTGTAAATATAATAGAATAG